From one Nilaparvata lugens isolate BPH chromosome 2, ASM1435652v1, whole genome shotgun sequence genomic stretch:
- the LOC120349994 gene encoding uncharacterized protein LOC120349994: protein METIVTNLQFFVESDITQYRLVSIVVGTRIMSAALLIDTNRKEELNSLKKSIKELARNRDLFDEVISKGGELAKQIAERKMKMFQRVKTLQKYNCYKIIFLNLFSSLFENALRYE from the exons ATGGAAACAATTGTGACGAATCTACAATTCTTTGTTGAATCTGATATAACTCAATACAGACTAGTCAGTATTGTCGTAG GAACACGAATTATGAGCGCTGCCCTCCTGATAGATACAAACCGGAAAGAGGAGTTGAATTCTTTGAAAAAGTCTATCAAAGAATTGGCAAGAAACAGAGACTTATTCGATGAAGTCATATCTAAAGGAG GTGAATTAGCAAAACAAATTgcagaaagaaaaatgaaaatgttccaGAGAGTGAAAACCTTGCAGAAGtataattgttacaaaattatcttcctcaatttgttttcatctctGTTCGAAAACGCATTACGGTATGAATAG
- the LOC120349995 gene encoding uncharacterized protein LOC120349995, with protein sequence MYALKCLNIVERCRLFSLYRVEKIFLLIFHEQREVASEAAQFLHRRICSRVSKDVESEEEEFSDFEMKSQIYISELVSFLQECPHNCSEEFLIDALINKSKFLTNWPAWINLLEEGSSIHDEFDVELIMNLMSCTLKLANTGMLPVGRKAKKGKSTASIISRNIQESSKIFKGNIDKLLEKYASNDRIFYILLRCFRYLSFEEVDEVFALDFALKFHNILSCLNDSRDLAVYNECGVVFAMFCKNSVRKLNCNSDEWELIKNEIEVIYELLENVCHTTIEKIFDETMNKDLEKSIEVAALYSLQDIAESVCWNSLFVDACKMISSRKHRDSMIAELFLIVCFMSLMWISAYFIERNFENGEVEIEMIYEEKLREASQQFFSKIHDISRGRTSTIGSTLKMTARNIMRLLKKLSLFIEKKNGLPFLMYSMHFE encoded by the exons ATGTACGCTTTGAAATGTTTGAACATCGTTGAAAG ATGCAGACTGTTCAGCCTCTACAGAGTTGAGAAGATTTTCCTCCTAATTTTCCATGAGCAGAGAGAAGTTGCATCTGAAGCAGCTCAGTTTTTGCATAGAAGAATTTGTTCTCGTGTTTCAAAGGATGTGGAAAGCGAGGAGGAAGAATTCAGtgattttgaaatgaaaagccAGATATACATCAGTGAATTGGTATCGTTTCTACAAGAATGCCCA CACAACTGTTCCGAGGAATTCCTAATTGATGCTCTAATCAATAAGAGTAAATTTCTCACGAATTGGCCTGCCTGGATTAATTTACTTGAGGAAGGCTCTTCTATTCATGATGAATTTGATGTGGAACTCATCATGAATCTCATGTCATGCACTTTGAAACTCGCAAACACTGGAATGTTACCAGTCGGTAGAAAAGCTAAGAAG GGGAAATCTACTGCGAGtataatttcaagaaatattCAGGAATCCTCGAAAATTTTCAAGGGAAATATTGACAAATTGCTGGAAAAGTATGCATCGAACGATCGAATATTCTACATACTACTCAGGTGCTTCCGTTATTTATCATTTGAAGAAGTTGATGAA GTATTCGCCCTTGATTTTGCTTTGAAGTTCCATAATATTTTATCTTGTCTCAACGATTCGAGAGATCTGGCAGTGTACAATGAATGTGGCGTTGTATTTGCGATGTTCTGTAAAAACTCTGTCAGAAAGCTAAACTGCAACAGTGATGAATGGGAATTAATTAAGAATGAAATCGAAGTTATCTATGAGCTATTGGAAAATGTCTGTCACACTACAATTGAG aAAATTTTCGATGAAACTATGAACAAGGATTTGGAAAAATCTATCGAGGTTGCCGCTCTTTACTCACTGCAAGATATAGCGGAGTCAGTATGCTGGAATTCACTGTTCGTTGATGCTTGTAAGATGATTTCATCCAGAAAACATCGGGACTCAATG ATTGCTGAACTGTTTCTAATAGTTTGCTTCATGAGTCTAATGTGGATAAGCGCCTATTTTATAgagagaaattttgaaaatggtgAAGTAGAAATAGAGATGATTTATGAAGAAAAACTGAGAGAAGCTAGTCAACAATTCTTCTCGAAAATTCATGACATTTCAAGGGGCCGAACTTCTACAATTGGTTCTACATTGAAAATGACC